Genomic window (Vampirovibrionales bacterium):
GCATTTCCCACTGCCTCGCCAATAGATCCGAGGCCTTCGACAGCCGCTGACGCCATTGATCCTAAGCCCTCCATGGCCGATGACGCCATCGAACCGAGGGCGGAACCCACGTTCCCAAGGCCTTCGACTGCGGCTGAGGCCATTGAACCAAGGCCGTTCATCGCCGACGACGCCATTGAACCAACGGCGGAGCCGAACGACCCTAAGCCTTCTAAAGCCGACGAGGCCATCGAACCAATGGCCGAGCCAAAAGAGCCCAGACCTTCCAGCGCCTGAGAGCCCATGGCGCCGATGGCGCTTCCAATGCTGCCGAGCATGCCGCCGAGGGAGCTGTTGCTGAAGCCGCCCTGGGTGGCCGCATCCACCGCGCTACAGACGGCGCCGACGAGCGCGCCTGCCAAAGGGCCGCCCATCAGTCCGCCGAGGGTCGATGCGGTAGAACACGCGGTAGACGCGTCGTTGCCAAAGCCAAAGGCTCCCAGCCCCAAGCCGGACAACGCCCCGTTCACCGCGCCCATCCCGATGCTGCCCATCTCGCCGAATCCGCCAAATCCGCCGAATCCGCCGAATCCGCCAAGGCCGCCGCGACCGAAACCCCCGACGTCGCCATAGCCGCTAAAACCATCGCCGCTCCAGCCGCCGAAGCCCAGATCGCCAAGACCTCCAAAACCGCCGAAGCTGCCAAATCCGCCCCAACCGCCATCGACGCTCGCGCCGAGTCCGCCAAAGCCGCCGAAGCCGCCGCTGGTCGAGAGGAGAGGGTCAAATCCCATCGCCGGGCCATACCCGCGCATCAACAACGGATTGCCGTAGATGGGCGAATAACCGTAGTCCATGGCGAATGGATTGCCGGCGAACGGATTCGCGCCGGACGCGCCATAACTCGCGTAAAGTCCTGTCATTCCTCTGACCCCTCGAACACGTCTTCTGAAACCACTACCCCTAAGTATTATAAAAACAATTAAACAGGGACAATTGCGTCAATTTTTGTAACAAAATGGGGCGGAGAGCGTCCGGCGCTTCTACAGTGGAGGGGAGATATCCTGTCTATTAAAACGCGAGCGTTTGCGATGCGGGTTTTGCCACGATTCAGCGGGGTGTTTGCGGTCAAATGCCAGCCCCCGGCTCAGGCGGAGCGGCCTCCTGAAGTTAGCTTCGACGATAACGGGCAGATTACTCTGGCGTTTCCATCGCCGGATGCGCCCGCGCCGCGAAGCCCCGAGGGGATCGTGGCGCAGATCCGTAAGGGAGAGTTAGGAACGCCCTTTCGACTTGAGGTCGAATCGGCACAGCCATCTTCAGCGCCTGATTGGCGTCAGGCGAGCGAAATTCTGCTGACGGTGGAGGCGGATTTGCCTTCTGAGGCCACAGAACAGCAGGTCTACGGCGCCAATTATTATCTGGATTTGGAAATGGCTCGGTTGCTGAACACGCTCGCGTTCCCGTTTCTGTACGTGAAGGGGCTAGTGACGCCTCGAACGGCCGAGCAGGATGCCAGCTTTGCGGCAGGGGCTTTGCGTTATTTCAGCCCGCAGACGCTCTCGATGCGCTGACGTTTGCCTCGCAGGGCGCTTAAGACGCGATGGGGCCCTGATACGTCAGCAGATCCGCGACGGTGCGCAGATTGTCGCGCTCGCGCAGTTGCGACATCAGCGCAAAGAGAATGCCAGCGCTCATGCGCACGTCGTATTCGGCGCGGTGCGGGTTGGGATTGTAAACGCCGCATTGGGTGGCGACCGAGACGCCCGCATAACTGGGAAGTCCGGGCATGGCTTTCTGCGCCAGCACTTTGGTGCAGACGGCGCGGGTGACCTCAAAACGCGAAATGAACGCGCCCAGGCCGGTTTGATCCAGCTTCTCGCGTAAAAAGCCGATATCAAAGGCGACGTTATGCCCCACGATGACCGGAGCCTCGCCGACAAAGCGGCAGAGCTCGCTCAGGGCCTGAACAGGCGCCGGCGCGTCGAGGGTCATGGCAGGATTAATGCCGGTGAGCGCCTGCACCTCGTCGGGAATCTCTTCGGTGGGCTTGACCAGCGTCGTGAATTTGGCCGCCTCTTCGCCGTTGACGAACTGGATGGCGGTGATCTCGGTAATGGCGTTCTTGCGCGGATTCAGGCCTGTGGTTTCGAGATCAATTACGGTGAACAGGGCCTCGGTCAGAGGCGTGGCGGCTTCAACGGCCTTGGCGGGCGCGGCTTCGCGCTCGGCGACGACCAGACTGCCAAAAAGAGACTGCTGCATGTGGATACGCTCTCCCGTGCGCGGATACGCGTCAACTCTCTTAACTGTGGTTTGGGCTCACTGTCGTTTGGAGATTATGGTAGCCAGAGCCGATGCGCCGAATCAAGTAACGCCTTGTTTACCTTGGCGCAGCGCTTCGCGAGGGCCGCGGCCTGTGGCGGCTTGCGCCGGTTGAACGTCTTGTTTAAGATAGCAGGCGATTATCGCTGAAATCCTGCAATGTGGATGGATATGGGGAGTCGCTTGCTATGGTCGCTACAGTCGATGAACTCTTTAGTCAGGCCGAATCCAAGATGAAGAAGGCCATCGGGGCTGTTCAGAACGAATTGGGCACGGTGCGCACCGGTCGCGCCAATCCGTTGATTCTGGACCGCGTGCTGGTCGATTATTACGGGACGCCGACGCCGATTCGCCAGATGGCCAACGTGTCGGTGCAGGGCGGTCAGACGCTGGTGATTCAGCCGTACGATAAATCGGGGCTGGCGGAGATTGAAAAAGCCATCGCGAAATCCGAATTGGGCTTGCCCGCCAATAACGACGGCGCAGTGATACGCATTAACATCCCGCCGCTGACCGAAGACCGGCGCAAGGATCTCGCGAAATCGGTTCGCAAGATGGGTGAAGACGGCAAAATTGCCGTTCGCAACGTGCGGCGCGACGCGTCCAACGATCTGGATCGCCTCAATAAAGAACTGAATCTGCCGGAAGACGAGTTTAAGACCCGTCAGGACCGCCTGCAAAAGCTCACGGACCGTTATAACGCGCAAATCGATACCCTGATCGCCGAAAAAGAAAAAGAAGTGCTGGAAATCTAGCGCGTGAGCTCTATCACCGACCTGTCGACGCCAGAAGAGCCGGTTTCGCAAGCCGACGACGCGCCCAGTCCGCCGCGAAAGGCCAAGACGCAGCGCGTGGGCATCGGCTTTGCGCTGGCCGGCGCGCTGACGGCTGTCATTTTCGCCGGGGGCTGGTGGTGGACGGGCGCGGCGCTGTTTGCGCTGTTTCAGGGGTTTCGCGAACTGACGGTCATTTACCGCGCCAAGGGCGTTTCGCCGTCTCAGGCCATTGTGCTGGCTGTCGGCGTGGCGCTGATTCTACTGGCGCACTTTGGCAAAACCGGGTATATTCTGCCGATCGTGACGTTGGGTATTATCAGCGGGTTTATTCGTCTGCTGTTTCGTCAGCCGCGCGCCTCGATTAACGATATCGGCGCGACGTTTCTGGCGATCTTTTATGTCGGCTTCCTGCCGATGCATTTTATCCTGTTGCGCAATCTGGTCGCGCAGCCGGATTTGGCCCCGTGGCTGCAACCGGGCGCGTTCTATGTGTTTTTCACCTCGCTGGTGATTGCGATGTCTGATGTGGGGGCGTATTACGCCGGGCGGCTATTTGGGCGTCGCCTGCTGTATCCGGCCATCAGCCCCAAGAAGACGCGCGAGGGCGCGGTCGGCGGGCTGATCATCGGTCTTGCCTTCGGGCTGGGGTTTGCCGGGCTGCCGCATTTCAACTGGATTCACGCCGTGATTCTCAGCCTGTTGCTGATTGTCGTCGCGCAACTGGGCGATCTCGCCGAATCGCTCATGAAGCGCGATGCGGGCGTCAAGGATTCCGGCGGTCTGTTTCTGGGCCATGGCGGCCTGCTCGATCGCCTCGACAGCTTCCTGTTTTGCGGCGTGACGGCCTACTATTACATCCACTGGGTGATTCTGCGCCAAGGGGTGGCCAGCGAATTCCTGCACTGGCTGCCGCGCTAGCCCGCTGGGCCTAAGACTTGCTGCCGCGTTGGACCTGTCTCAGCAGGGCCTGGTCGTCAGGGTAATGGCTGTTGGTAATGGGGCCTCGTATGTCGCACATGCCGCCTTGAGCCGCCAACGCACTTAAAAACATGCGATCGCCCATCAATCCTCCCTTGAGGTCATTGGAAATGTTGGCATAGGTAACCCCATGCTGGCCTTGGTCACGATGATAACGAATTTCAACGGGCCCTCTCGTACGCTTCGCCAATTCTGCGCTATCAATAGTTTCCATACCGACAATGTTTGTGAAAACAGAGCCGAAGCGAACGGGAGAGAACGGGGTCATGACGAGGGGGCTCCTGCCGGGGTGGGGGGCTTAATAGCTTGAATCACACGTTGGACCCAGGGATCCTGATTGTTGGGGAGATCTGTTACTGCTGCCTTGAAGCCTAGGTTCTTCAAGGTTAATAAAAAGCCCTGAACGAAGGTTTCCTGATGAGTCTTCGGGAAGCGGATGGTAATGGTATCGTCGGGGTTTACTTCCGCCTGATCTGCCTTATATGTATCCTTCGCCCATCCTACGAGCGTTGCCTGCGTCTCAACGAGCTTCACAGGAGCATAATGTGTTGGGAGATGGACTTTAAACGTCGACCCAAAGCGAACAGGGGGAAGGGGGTTCATGGGGTGATTCTTTCTGCTGAATAAAGCATAGGGGAAGCTCGTAAAGACGGTTATTAATATGGATGAGGGGCCCGGAGGGCGGAAACTAATTCCTGATCGAGCGAGAAAGAGCTCTGGGCTAAAGGCCCGTCCACTTCCCCCTTAATTTTTAAATTGGCCGCCGCAAACGCAAACCCGCGATCCGCGCCCAGATCATCGCCCAAAAAACCGTTGGGGATAATGACGGTCAAGGCATTATCAGTGCGTAAGACTTGCTGCGTGTATTGGCCTGCATAATCTTCGATACACTTTAGTTTGGATTTGAGGTTGCTATCGAGCTTTCGCGGGATGGGAAAGGTAAACGTCGACCCGAAGCGAGGCAAATTGGGGGAAAGCATTCGCGAAAATCTCAAGATTTGCTACAACAAAAGTAGGTTCTCATGCTTGCCGTCGGCGGTCAACGGGTGGGCGCGCCACTTGCCCAAGAAGGCTCTGGAGCGCCGGATCAGGCTGATTCGCGATCGGGCCCTTGATGCGGCAGCGCACCCCAAGACCGGCCAAGGCCGCCAACAGACAGCGATCGGCGTCAATGCCCTGATGATTCGTCAGCGTCACTTGTGTGATGCAATTGTGCTTATCGATTTCCCACTGCACGCCCTCGCCATGCGCGCGCGCAATGTCCAGAACGTTTACCGCCGTGTCGGCGGGCCGGGGCGACAGGGCTTTGAATTCAGAGCCAAAGCGGAGGGCGATCATCAGAGCGGCGCGCGCGACGCAGGGGGGGATGCATTAAGCGTTCAGAAGCAACAAAGCCTTTTGGTCCTTTGGATTTTTGCTACGGGCAAAAGGCCCCAGGACTTTTACGCCTCTACAACCATGATTTATTAAGGCGTTAGCGAACGTGCGGTCGGCATCCATGGTTGGGAAACCATCCGGGACGTCGACGGTTAAGACCTTATTCAATCGATCAGATTTGACTGAAAGGGGTTGGGGTGTGTCTACCATAACAAGGCCCAGTCTTGATAGGGTTGATGGATTAGTGGGCAGGACAAACGTGGAGCCGAAGCGGGCGGTGGAAAGGGGGGAGGTGATCATGGCAGGGAACCTCGCAGCGTTTTGATCGGACAAGCAGATCTACGACAATGTGAGTAGAGTCTCATGCCCAAAGCCGTCTGGCAAGGATGCGTGATTTGCCCGCGCGACGCGGGGGGGCATTACCCTTTCAAGTCTAAAATCAATCGCTGATCGGAAGCATCCGGGGAGGCCGCAAAAGGCCCCGATACCGAGACGAGTTGGAGCCCATTCCTGTACGCAGTGACCGCAAAGGCGCGGTCGCCCTCTAGGGATCCGTTGGTATTGGGGATAATAACGGTGCTGAGGTCGCCGTCTCCAGCAGGGATGTCTAATGAAGCCGCATTCAAACGAATGCCGTTGGGCTCCTGACGCATCGCCCTGAAGATGGCCTCACCCAGTTGCTCAATGGGCGGGTTTTTTAGGACAAACGTAGAGCCGAAGCGGGCGGCGGAGAGGGGGGAAGTGATCATGGCAGGGAACCTCGCAGAGTCGTGAGTTGACAACAAGATCTACGACAACGCAAGTAGGTTCTCACGCGCAAGGCTGTCTGGCAATAAATTCTGGCGACGCGTTCTGAGGAAGGGAATTAAGAGGCGCGATCGGCGGCGCATTGCTCGCCTTGGGCTTTGAGCGCCTCGATGCGATGCATGAGAATCTCGGTCAGCGTGTCGACGTCTTGACCCTCGTAAGGAATCGGCGCGCCCAACGTCACCAGCAAGCGCTTGCCGCGACCGCGCTGGGTGTGCGTTACGGCCGCAGGCAGAATAGGGGCCTGCGTGGCCCGCGCGATAAAGGCCGCGCCCTTTTTAGGATCGCTGACCTTGCCGTCCTTCACCCGGGTGCCTTCTGGAAACAGCCCCATACACCAGCCCTTGGCCTCCAGCGCCAGCTTGGCCGCGCGGACGGTGGCGATTTCTACCTTGTCGCGGTTGACGGCGATCGTGCCCAGATGATCCATAATCCAGCCCATGACCGGATGCACGAACAGCTCGCGCTTGGCTAGAAACGCGGTGTTATAGCGATCAATGGCCAGCCCCACGCAAACCGGATCAAAATTGGACACGTGATTGGCGGCGACAATAAATCGGCTGGTGTCGCGCGGAATATGCTCGCGACCGACGATGACGAGATCATAGCGCAGCCGAAACAGGATCCACAGGCCGCTCCAGGACAGGCGGTAAAACCACCAGCGAAAGGTGTTGTAATCTGACAGCTTGCGCTGAGCGAAGCGGTTGAGGTTTTGGGGTTCCGTCATGGCAGGCGCCTTCTGAGATGAGGGGATTTCTGGGGTGGGGATTCTTTAAAAGAGGGGCATCGCTGCCGGGCTTAGCCCAGCGCGTCGAGCGCCTCCTGAAATCCCGGAAACGAGACGCTCGCCCATTCGGCGCCTGTCATCGGCCAGCGCGCATCCGGCGAGGCGATGCGGTTGAGCGCGCGCAGGGCCATCGCCACGCGGTGATCGCCGTGCGCCGACAGCGGCTCGCGCGGAGAAGGCAGACGCCGTTGCGGGTCGCCGACCAGACGAAAGCCATCGTCGAAGACGTCCATCGACACGCCCAGCTTGGCGAATTCGTCGGCCATGGCGGCGATGCGGTCAGATTCCTTATGCCGCAGCTCTTCGGCGCCGCGCACGGTCAGCGTGCCGTCAAGATAGAGCCCGGCGACTGCGAGAATCGGCAACTCGTCAATCATAGACGGCACGTCCTGGGCTTCGAGGGTGAGATCGCCTTTGAGAGCGCGTGTTTCAATCAGAATATCGCCGACCGGTTCGCCGCAGACGTCGCGCCGATTGTCAAATTCAAGCCCTGCGCCAACGCGATCCAGCGCCTCAAATAGCCCGATTCGACCGGGATTCAGCCCGACATCGCGCAGTCGGATGCGCGAGCCGTCGCTCAGCAGCGCTGCAACGACGAAGAACGCCGCCGACGACGCATCGCCGGGAACCGTCCAATTCACGGGCGAAAAACGGCGTTCGGGGTCGCCCGAGACGCAGACGGCGCCATCTGACGGCGCGTGAGAGACGCGCGCGCCGAGGAAACGTAGCATCCGCTCGGTGTGGTCGCGCGTGGGGTAGGGCTCGCGCACGCGGGTGTCGCCCTCTGCGAAGAGTCCGGCCAGCAGCAGCGCAGATTTCACTTGGGCCGAGGCCGTGGGCATGGCGTAGTCGATGCCGCGCAAGCCGTTCGGGGCGGGCGCGATGGTCAGAGGCGCGCGCGTGTTGTCTGCCGCACCGGCAATATCTGCGCCCATCTGGCGTAAGGGCGTGATGACGCGGGCCATCGGTCGGCGGCGCAGGCCTTCGTCGCCAGTGAGCGTCACGCGCAAGGCGTGGGCGCTGAGCAGGCCCGACAGCAGACGCATCGACGTGCCGGAATTCAGGCAATCCAGCGTGGCGGCGGCACCGTCGGGCTGGGTCCAGCGCGCAGGGGCGATCACGCGCCAGGCGTCGTCGCCCAGCGGTTCAAAGCGGGTCCCCAGCGCCGTGAGGCATTGGCGCGTGGCGCGCACGTCGTCGTTGGGCGGCAGATGCGCGATATGGCTTTCGCCGGGCGACAGGGCCGACAATAACAACGCGCGATGGCCGATGGATTTATCGCCGGGCAGGCGCAACTCGCCGCGCAGTCCCATTCAGGCGGGTCTCCGGTTGGGGTCGACAGAAACGCAGGCGGGGCGCCGTGCGTTTTGCCTGCGCGCGCCGCGCGCAAAGGCCGTCAGGCAGGGCGATTGTGCTACAGTAATGACATGGCGGAATTCTTCAAACAGGCGCCCGCGCCGGAATCGCTGCAAAAGCGGCTCTTCGATTCTATTTTCCACAAACAGAGCGTTGTGGGAAGCTTTCCGCTCTCGACGCCGTTGACGCCCCTGTATGCGTTTCCGGCCATGATGCTGTCGGGGTTGGCGATCGTGCTGTGCGTCGACGACTTCGCCTTGCGCCGTAATCTGGACGCCATTCGCGCGGCGGGCTACGACGCGCCTGACGTACTGGGGCTGGGCGGCGAGGCGACGGCGGCGCATCAGCAAAGCGTGTTTGAAGAAATCAACCGTCAGCGCGCTCGCCTGCTCTTTGTCACGCCGGAGTCGTTCTGCTCGTTTCGCTTTTTGCCGGTGCTGGCGCGCGAGCGGGTGAGTTTTCTCGCCATCGAAGATGCGCATCGCCTGTTGCCGGGTTATGGCGAGTCGCGCGGAGAGGATCGCGCGCTTCAGACGCTGGGCGCCCTGCGTCAAAAGCCCCCTCTGGCGCTATTCTCGGCGCCGTTGTCGGACGCGCGGCGCAATGCGCTCTTGCGGCGGGTGAGCGCTTCCAACGGCCTTATTTCATCGCGCGAGACGTTCTATGCCGTGCAGGAGACCCCGTCGCTGTCGCAAACCCGTCTGAGCGCGCAACTGGCCCTTACCGAGCGTCAGAAATTTAACGCCCTGTGCCGTACGTTGGCGGGCGTTGTCGGCAAAGGCAACATGGGCGGACTGTTTCGCGTGGGCTCCGCGCTGATTCGCGCGCGAGACGCCCGCAGCGCGAATGCCCTGCTGACGCGCCTGCATCGCGTGGGCTTCGAGTCGCTGTTTGCATATCATGACCGGCTGCCGTCGGCTGAGCGCGAGCGGGTCGCGCATGCGTACGCCACGCAGCGCAATGCCATTGTGGTCGCCCACGGCCCGTGCGATCGCATGCTCTTGCCGCCGCCGCAGGACGCCTCAAAAATCCTGTACTGGCAATTTCCGGTGTCTCTGGAAGAGGCGCTCGCCCAGTTGTTTCAAGTGCGCGAAAACGAGTCGCGCGCCGTCGAAGGCGTGATTTTCTACACCCGCGACGATTATCAGGAGGCGCTGAGTCGTGCGCAATGGGCGCAAGCGCCGACCCCTGGGGCGCAGGCGCTCAAAACAGCCCGGATTCAATCGATTCGCCTTGCCCGGCAATGGCTGTTGAGCGACGCGTGTCGCGTTCAGGGCCTCTTGCGCCGCGCACTCCCAGAATGGGGGGACGATGCGGGGCCATGTGGTCTGTGTGACGTCTGCGCCTCTCATGCGCGCGGAGGATTTTTGCGCGGCGCCCTCCGGCATTGGCTCTATTAATTGTGCATAGACGGCGCGCGCGCGGCGATCGCCCCCTATAATAAATACGGCGAGCGGCCGCGGGGGCTGCTGCAGGGAGTTGGGGCGACGACGCAACCGTGGATATTTCATCAGTCCTTGGCTTGATTTTAGGTCTGTTGGCCGTGTTTGGCGGCGCATTGCTCGAAGGCCTCGGGCTGGACGCGATTCTGCAAGAGACCGCGTTTATCATCGTAATGGGCGGGACGGTGGGCGCCATTCTGCTCAGCCACCCGCAGAACGAGCTGATGGATTGCGTCAAGAGCTTGCCGGGCGTGTTTCTGCCGCCCAAGGAAAAGCCGCGCGAAATTATCGAGCTGCTGGTCGGGCTGGCGCTCAAAGCCCGCAAAGAAGGCATTCTGGCCCTTCAGAACGACATCAAGAACATCCCCAACGATTTTTTGCGCAAGGGGCTGGAGTTGATGACCGACGGCACGGACCCCTCGCTGCTGCGCGAATTGCTCGAAACCGAGCTGGGCATGTTTGAAGAAGAAATCGGCCACAGCGCCAAAGTGCTGGAATCCGGCGGCGGCTTTGCGCCGACAGTCGGTATTCTGGGTGCGGTGTTGGGCTTAATCAAGGTGATGCAGAACCTGGCCGATCCCTCCAAGCTGGGATCGGGTATCGCAGTGGCATTTGTCGCGACCGTGTACGGCGTGGGCGCTGCCAACCTGCTGTTTTTGCCCATTGCCAACAAAATCAAGTTCAAGGGAAAGGCCGCCGTCGTCTGCCGCGAAATGATGATCGAGGGCATTCTGTCGATTCAGGCGGGCGAAAGTCCCAATTTTATCCGTGAGAAGCTCAAGGTCTTTTTGCCAGCCGGCGAGGCGAAGAAAATGACCGCGCAGGAACCCAAATAACCCGCTCGGGCTTACGACGACGACAGGCGAGACGATGGGGCGCAAGCATAAACATCCTGAACACGAGAATCTGGAGCGGTGGCTGGTGTCTTACGCCGACTTCATTACCTTGCTGTTCGCCACGTTTACCGCGCTGTTTGCCATTGCCAGCGCCGATCTGGCCAAGATGA
Coding sequences:
- a CDS encoding 3'-5' exonuclease; the protein is MQQSLFGSLVVAEREAAPAKAVEAATPLTEALFTVIDLETTGLNPRKNAITEITAIQFVNGEEAAKFTTLVKPTEEIPDEVQALTGINPAMTLDAPAPVQALSELCRFVGEAPVIVGHNVAFDIGFLREKLDQTGLGAFISRFEVTRAVCTKVLAQKAMPGLPSYAGVSVATQCGVYNPNPHRAEYDVRMSAGILFALMSQLRERDNLRTVADLLTYQGPIAS
- the frr gene encoding ribosome recycling factor, with amino-acid sequence MVATVDELFSQAESKMKKAIGAVQNELGTVRTGRANPLILDRVLVDYYGTPTPIRQMANVSVQGGQTLVIQPYDKSGLAEIEKAIAKSELGLPANNDGAVIRINIPPLTEDRRKDLAKSVRKMGEDGKIAVRNVRRDASNDLDRLNKELNLPEDEFKTRQDRLQKLTDRYNAQIDTLIAEKEKEVLEI
- a CDS encoding phosphatidate cytidylyltransferase, whose translation is MSSITDLSTPEEPVSQADDAPSPPRKAKTQRVGIGFALAGALTAVIFAGGWWWTGAALFALFQGFRELTVIYRAKGVSPSQAIVLAVGVALILLAHFGKTGYILPIVTLGIISGFIRLLFRQPRASINDIGATFLAIFYVGFLPMHFILLRNLVAQPDLAPWLQPGAFYVFFTSLVIAMSDVGAYYAGRLFGRRLLYPAISPKKTREGAVGGLIIGLAFGLGFAGLPHFNWIHAVILSLLLIVVAQLGDLAESLMKRDAGVKDSGGLFLGHGGLLDRLDSFLFCGVTAYYYIHWVILRQGVASEFLHWLPR
- a CDS encoding 1-acyl-sn-glycerol-3-phosphate acyltransferase codes for the protein MTEPQNLNRFAQRKLSDYNTFRWWFYRLSWSGLWILFRLRYDLVIVGREHIPRDTSRFIVAANHVSNFDPVCVGLAIDRYNTAFLAKRELFVHPVMGWIMDHLGTIAVNRDKVEIATVRAAKLALEAKGWCMGLFPEGTRVKDGKVSDPKKGAAFIARATQAPILPAAVTHTQRGRGKRLLVTLGAPIPYEGQDVDTLTEILMHRIEALKAQGEQCAADRAS
- the aroA gene encoding 3-phosphoshikimate 1-carboxyvinyltransferase, which encodes MGLRGELRLPGDKSIGHRALLLSALSPGESHIAHLPPNDDVRATRQCLTALGTRFEPLGDDAWRVIAPARWTQPDGAAATLDCLNSGTSMRLLSGLLSAHALRVTLTGDEGLRRRPMARVITPLRQMGADIAGAADNTRAPLTIAPAPNGLRGIDYAMPTASAQVKSALLLAGLFAEGDTRVREPYPTRDHTERMLRFLGARVSHAPSDGAVCVSGDPERRFSPVNWTVPGDASSAAFFVVAALLSDGSRIRLRDVGLNPGRIGLFEALDRVGAGLEFDNRRDVCGEPVGDILIETRALKGDLTLEAQDVPSMIDELPILAVAGLYLDGTLTVRGAEELRHKESDRIAAMADEFAKLGVSMDVFDDGFRLVGDPQRRLPSPREPLSAHGDHRVAMALRALNRIASPDARWPMTGAEWASVSFPGFQEALDALG
- a CDS encoding flagellar motor protein, giving the protein MDISSVLGLILGLLAVFGGALLEGLGLDAILQETAFIIVMGGTVGAILLSHPQNELMDCVKSLPGVFLPPKEKPREIIELLVGLALKARKEGILALQNDIKNIPNDFLRKGLELMTDGTDPSLLRELLETELGMFEEEIGHSAKVLESGGGFAPTVGILGAVLGLIKVMQNLADPSKLGSGIAVAFVATVYGVGAANLLFLPIANKIKFKGKAAVVCREMMIEGILSIQAGESPNFIREKLKVFLPAGEAKKMTAQEPK